The genomic region TGGGCGCCTCTGCCGGATCGGCCATTGGTTGGACACCAAGTCATCCGGGAATATGTTTACGCGGTGACGGTCGTCAATCCCTTCGAAGACAGGATATTCTCATTGGTCTTGCCTTGGGTGGATGCAGAAGCGATGTCAGTCTTTCTTGAACATACAGCCTAGGCGTTTGCCGGTGAATTCTGCGTCATGATACTTGACGGTGCGGGTTGGCATCGAGCCAATGATCTGCGCATTCCAAAAACAATGAAGCTCGTTCCGCTGCCGCCATACAGCCCAGAACTAAATCCGGTCGAGCATATTTGGGCTTGGCTTCGGGATAATGTCTTTGGGAATTCCGTATTCGAAACACTTGATGAAGTTATAGAAACCCTTTGCTATGGCCTGAAAGAGCTAAGCTTAAGCCCAAAACTCGTAAAATCTATTACCTGTTTCGAATGGCTTAATACTATACGTTTGACGTATAATTAGTATAAGATATATCTCATAACCCATGTTCCCCTTGGATCGAAATGCGAAAGATAGTAGAACTATTTGAAATTACACAAAATATCAGACATTACCTGACTAGTCATTAGTGTCTACACTCCCTGATTATCC from Deltaproteobacteria bacterium harbors:
- a CDS encoding transposase — its product is MILDGAGWHRANDLRIPKTMKLVPLPPYSPELNPVEHIWAWLRDNVFGNSVFETLDEVIETLCYGLKELSLSPKLVKSITCFEWLNTIRLTYN